The proteins below are encoded in one region of Synchiropus splendidus isolate RoL2022-P1 chromosome 13, RoL_Sspl_1.0, whole genome shotgun sequence:
- the LOC128769333 gene encoding supervillin-like isoform X7: MFRNPWISSFHVDQPNGQGFGSQAPSKLSNSTSLPTEALSFDSDVSLGEKAALVKSVSDTDAKLLYVLPKVSELKKYFEGSVEAELEMNRKERIARRLEGIENDAPPALLPGGLVANRMLEEDPPRYTRATDPCEPCVMVRRYSREELEGPQKQVSSPQRSSHMKGGVARPDPMLVHVDPVTLSTSSTPTSGAADPASLSSKAERIARYKAERRRQLSERYGILLDQEPDVDFTPRHRSRRDREASERQPPSRQEPAEAEEAGKDQRVPYRSGIGRVYMRTQQDPADTSSPTRTTQAPPPVQERSSRFSDRERAMNMENFRRGGAPERQSRSQPPPKQQAEVAHQELSPTSTRDNRVVAVPSSPRTARRASLPSTRYGLSPGDLFIEQQAQSILNRQGETTKVDLAAMGVEPASGSDRDSGPRRPRRYITPGESRMAERFRTQPITSAERLETDRSRLSPSQLQDTEGDEEKLDERAKMSVAAKRSLFRELERTSDGSVPKPRSRNAAVERRLRRVQDRSHTQPVTSKEVDSANSDAASASCLTGSQDAAARVPSPTAVSTSVTSISVQDPSQPGSAAQEQEVPENQKLQQPVPVSQVEGESQAAVPDEPDLSSLSLSEKMALFNRLAHLPDKASEQTRGDSRQRRANARFQTQPITQGEVEQEPFSQTQSRQDDHLKNGVEIKLEPLSASLMRSVAAVPSQASVTSVAMTTGVTDDAGRHPEKLTAVPRLPVQQPPHTDHQERTLRYFSMTQSGDPIRPPPNPTLLPESRERPGASTTTAVRRRGEESWREQPEEEVRGRRQGGARETERDRVGRQQHHQPLPWREQPEPRAAGRDPQDVRGERGQGGHLREAAHTSSQGLGQSVPESKEQPAPVKPLIAKVSSRTVSHVPSSPQQQAPVIPPPQTLPKTFTQQPPPTQPKPPSHIQPPPTFPKPQGFVQPLPKPYTYAPPPAAPQALPQALPQALPQALPQAPLQAPPQTPPKPQSFPQPLVKSQSLPLEQSEDFSRQSVLSSELLSPTESGERSLSMSGKQMSIRERVALLKKSGEEDWKNRINKKQEVVKAASTEQPPPPPQPWEAEPTQQKDEGVSVPDQSAVSEHLWEPVFSSTFTPSISLGLKCQYVDHHSQKADDESEAQMTIEERKQLISAREEAWKTKGKGAANDSTQYTVAARMVKKGLAASSSVISPILSPVSTKAKSTPAVTKPQEEIEARPDMESDKKLDKLENFLGRINSKVAGLQETTLTVTEKAVKEVMKLDDEIFSKFYRRVAEFPRLPTRIEISEDFDAIFGSQSPMLASAMVRHKRSVRPSRNVQASRNPLKMLAAREDLRQEYTEQRLNVAQLESKRMRSEKMNKTSEYSEAALAGLASKENFSSVSLRSVNMAEQASNNSAVPYKSLMLMQVKGRRHVQTRLVEPRASSLNSGDCFLLVTPENCFAWIGEFANVIEKAKAMDLATFIQSQKDMGCRASRVQTIEEAVGSQGPDAQEFWTVLGGQSSYQPAGPPEDDEQFESAIVETNCIFRLLDDKLVPDDDEWGKVPRCSLLAPKEVLVFDFGSEVYVWHGKEVTLAQRKVAFQLAKHLWNGTFDYTCCDINPLDPGSCNPLIPRKGQGRPDWAVFGRLTEHNETALFKEKFADWTEAKTPPPPKEAAEPVPEQKSQAQAAAGRECRPYDASLMLPVLQTCISTILDGLNVGRGHGPVESEDHMRIQEINTVSVDVWHILEFDYSRLPRQSIGQFHEGDAYVVKWKYTVSTSGRSTSESPATCHRWPLTFGPGKEKCCYFFWQGRHSTVSEKGTSALMTVELDEERGAQVQVQQGKEPPCFLQCFSGGMIVHAGKREEEEENTQSEWRLYCVRGEVTAEGHLLEVACHCSSLRSRASMILLNINKAVMFLWHGCKTQLHTRSVGHTAAHKIKELCPLEAGLHSSSKVTIHECDEGMEPPGFWEALGRKDRKAYDCMLQDPGKFNFTPRLFQLSSTSGEFVATEFFNPSRAPELVCSLPFLQEELYNAAQPALFLVDNFHEVYLWQGWWPQDSESTGSARIRWDVDRKCAMETVLQYCKEKGDKKTQKSYLIHAGLEPLTFTNMFPSWEHREDVAEITEKEAEVCNQIILVEDVLARLSQNIYPLAQLQSRPLPEGVDPLRLEIYLSDQDFELALEMTREEYDRLPAWKQVNLKKSKGLF, translated from the exons GATTTGGATCCCAAGCTCCCAGCAAACTTTCAAATTCAACGTCGCTGCCAACAGAAGCCTTGAG TTTTGATAGTGACGTCTCCTTGGGCGAAAAGGCCGCTCTGGTCAAGAGTGTCTCGGACACTGATGCCAAACTTCTCTACGTCCTTCCTAAAG TTTCAGAGttgaagaaatactttgaaGGGTCTGTGGAGGCAGAGTTAGAGATGAACAG GAAGGAAAGAATAGCTCGCCGCCTGGAAGGCATTGAGAACGATGCCCCGCCAGCTCTGCTACCCGGTGGTTTGGTAGCTAACCGAATGCTTGAAGAGGATCCCCCCAGGTACACGCGTGCCACGGACCCCTGCGAGCCATGTGTGATGG TGAGGCGCTACAGTCGAGAGGAGCTGGAGGGCCCCCAAAAACAAGTGTCATCGCCCCAAAGATCGTCACATATGAAAGGCGGTGTTGCAAGGCCTGATCCAATGTTGGTGCATGTGGAccctgtgaccttgtccacctCCTCAACACCGACGTCCGGTGCTGCAGACCCGGCAAGTCTCAGCTCCAAAGCTGAGCGTATCGCTCGCTACAAAGCAGAGCGTCGACGCCAGCTTTCAGAGCGATACGGCATCCTCTTAGACCAGGAACCGGATGTTGATTTTACGCCACGGCATCGGTCACGACGGGACCGCGAGGCTTCCGAGCGGCAACCACCCAGCCGGCAAGAGCCTGCAGAAGCGGAGGAGGCGGGCAAGGACCAAAGAGTGCCGTATCGATCTGGGATAGGGAGGGTTTACATGAGGACTCAGCAAGACCCTGCAGACACCTCTAGCCCAACCCGCACAACCCAAGCGCCACCACCAGTTCAAGAACGGTCAAGTAGGTTTTCCGACCGGGAGAGAGCGATGAACATGGAGAACTTTCGACGTGGTGGAGCTCCAGAGCGCCAAAGCCGATCCCAGCCACCACCTAAACAGCAGGCAGAGGTCGCCCACCAGGAGCTGAGTCCAACCTCCACGAGGGACAACAGAGTCGTGGCAGTGCCAAGCTCCCCACGCACCGCTCGACGGGCCTCCCTGCCTTCCACCCGCTATGGCCTCTCACCTGGGGATTTGTTTATCGAGCAGCAGGCGCAGAGCATCCTCAACAGGCAGGG CGAGACAACAAAAGTAGATCTGGCAGCCATGGGAGTAGAGCCGGCGAGCGGCAGCGACCGGGACTCCGGTCCTCGAAGACCTCGCCGGTATATAACCCCAGGAGAGAGTCGCATGGCGGAGAGGTTCAGGACTCAGCCCATCACCTCTGCAGAACGTTTGGAGACCGACAG ATCTCGCCTCAGCCCCTCCCAGCTACAGGACACTGAAG GGGATGAAGAGAAACTAGACGAGAGAGCGAAGATGAGTGTAGCAGCCAAGCGGTCTCTCTTCAGG GAGCTGGAAAGAACCTCGGATGGAAGCGTTCCCAAGCCACGCTCACGGAACGCTGCGGTGGAACGACGCCTCCGGAGAGTCCAGGACCGCTCTCACACTCAACCTGTCACCAGCAAGGAGGTGGACAGTGCTAACAG TGACGCTGCCTCGGCGTCGTGTCTCACCGGCAGCCAGGACGCTGCGGCCCGCGTCCCCAGCCCAACTGCTGTTAGCACTAGCGTGACCAGCATCAG TGTCCAGGATCCGTCCCAGCCCGGCTCAGCTGCCCAGGAGCAGGAAGTCCCGGAGAATCAGAAGCTCCAACAACCGGTTCCCGTGTCCCAGGTGGAAGGAGAGAGTCAGGCGGCCGTCCCGGACGAACCGGACTTGTCCTCTCTCAGCTTGAGCGAGAAGATGGCGCTGTTCAACCGCCTCGCCCATCTGCCTGACAAAGCCTCCGAACAGACGCGAGGGGACAGTCGCCAGCGGAGGGCCAACGCCCGCTTCCAGACCCAGCCCATCACCCAGGGAGAAGTGGAGCAG GAGCCGTTTAGTCAGACCCAGTCCAGACAAGACGACCAT CTGAAAAATGGTGTGGAGATCAAGCTGGAGCCGCTGTCTGCCTCCCTGATGCGCTCCGTCGCCGCCGTCCCCTCCCAGGCTTCTGTCAcatctgttgccatgacaaccggCGTGACTGACGACGCCGGTCGCCATCCAGAGAAACTCACCGCCGTCCCCCGCCTCCCCGTCCAGCAGCCGCCCCACACAGACCACCAGGAGAGGACGCTGCGGTACTTCTCCATGACCCAGAGCGGGGACCCCATCAGGCCTCCACCCAACCCCACGCTCCTCcctgagagcagagagagacCGGGGGCTTCTACTACTACGGCCGTCAGGAGGCGGGGGGAGGAGAGCTGGCGAGAGCagccggaggaggaggtgagggggAGACGGCAGGGAGGAGCCAGAGAGACTGAGAGAGACCGGGTCGGACGGCAGCAGCATCACCAGCCCTTGCCGTGGAGGGAGCAGCCGGAGCCAAGAGCAGCAGGGCGAGACCCCCAGGACGTCAGGGGGGAGCGAGGACAGGGAGGACACCTGAGAGAGGCGGCGCACACCTCATCGCAGGGGCTCGGCCAGAGCGTCCCAG AGTCTAAGGAGCAGCCTGCACCTGTGAAGCCTCTCATCGCCAAGGTATCTTCCAGGACGGTGTCTCACGTGCCAAGCAGCCCCCAGCAACAGGCGCCCGTCATCCCGCCTCCTCAAACACTTCCGAAAACGTTCACGCAGCAGCCGCCTCCCACTCAGCCGAAGCCTCCCTCGCACATCCAGCCCCCGCCGACGTTTCCCAAACCGCAAGGGTTCGTCCAGCCTCTGCCCAAGCCGTACACCTACGCCCCGCCGCCGGCCGCGCCCCAGGCCCTGCCCCAGGCCCTGCCCCAGGCCCTGCCCCAGGCCCTGCCCCAGGCCCCGCTCCAGGCGCCTCCACAGACGCCACCCAAGCCTCAGTCCTTCCCACAGCCACTGGTCAAGTCCCAGTCCCTGCCCCTGGAGCAGAGCGAGGACTTCAGCCGACAGAGCGTCCTTTCCAGCGAGCTGCTGTCCCCCACTGAGTCCGGGGAGCGATCGCTCAGCATGTCCGGCAAGCAGATGTCCATCAGGGAGAG AGTGGCCCTGCTGAAGAAGAGCGGCGAGGAGGACTGGAAGAACAGGATCAATAAGAAACAAGAGGTGGTGAAAGCAGCGTCCACTGAgcagccgccgccaccgccgcagCCGTGGGAGGCGGAGCCAACCCAACAGAAG GACGAAGGGGTGTCGGTTCCAGACCAGTCTGCTGTGTCTGAGCACTTGTGG GAGcctgtcttctcctccactttcACTCCTTCCATCTCACTGGGCCTCAAGTGTCAGTATGTGGACCACCACAGCCAG AAAGCGGACGATGAAAGTGAGGCGCAGATGACCAtcgaggagaggaagcagctgaTCTCCGCTCGGGAGGAGGCCTGGAAGACAAAGGGCAAAGGAGCCGCCAACGACTCCACGCAGTACACGGTGGCCGCGCGGATGGTCaagaaag GCCTGGCAGCATCCTCCTCCGTCATCAGTCCCATCCTGTCGCCGGTGTCCACTAAAGCCAAGAGCACGCCGGCCGTCACCAAACCACAAGAAG AAATCGAAGCCAGACCTGACATGGAGTCTGACAAGAAGCTGGACAAGTTGGAGAACTTCTTGGGACGAATCAATAGCAAAG TTGCTGGTCTGCAGGAAACCACCCTCACGGTGACGGAGAAGGCGGTGAAGGAAGTGATGAAGCTGGACGACGAGATCTTCTCCAAGTTCTACCGACGGGTGGCGGAGTTCCCGCGCCTGCCCACCAGGATCGAGATCAGCGAGGACTTCGATGCCATCTTCGGTTCTCAGAGTCCCAT GTTGGCCTCGGCCATGGTGCGGCACAAGCGCTCGGTGCGTCCGTCCAGGAACGTCCAGGCGTCCAGGAACCCTCTGAAGATGCTGGCGGCCAGAGAGGACCTGCGGCAGGAGTACACCGAGCAGAGGCTGAACGTGGCGCAGCTGGAGAGCaagaggatgaggagcgagAAGA TGAACAAAACCTCGGAGTATTCAGAGGCGGCTCTGGCTGGACTCGCCAGTAAAGAGAACTTCAGCAGCGTGAGTCTGCGCAGCGTCAACATGGCGGAGCAGGCGTCCAACAACAGCGCCGTGCCGTACAAGAGCCTCATGCTGATGCAGGTCAAAG GTCGGCGACACGTTCAGACTCGGCTAGTCGAGCCAAGAGCGTCTTCGCTCAACAGCGGCGACTGCTTCCTGCTGGTGACTCCGGAGAACTGCTTCGCCTGGATCGGGGAGTTCGCCAACGTCATTGAGAAGGCGAAG GCGATGGACCTGGCCACGTTCATCCAGTCGCAGAAGGACATGGGCTGCAGGGCGAGCAGAGTCCAGACCATTGAGGAAGCGGTCGGCAGCCAGGGCCCGGACGCGCAGGAGTTCTGGACGGTCCTGGGAGGACAGTCTTCTTACCAGC CCGCAGGCCCGCCGGAGGACGACGAGCAGTTCGAGAGCGCCATCGTGGAGACCAACTGCATCTTCCGCCTCCTGGACGACAAGCTGGTCCCGGACGACGACGAGTGGGGGAAAGTTCCTCGCTGCTCGCTCCTGGCACCGAAAGAG GTGCTGGTGTTCGACTTCGGCAGCGAGGTCTACGTGTGGCACGGGAAAGAGGTGACGCTGGCCCAGCGGAAGGTCGCCTTCCAGCTCGCCAAGCACCTGTGGAACGGCACGTTTGACTACACCTGCTGTGACATCAACCCGCTGGATCCTGGGAGCTGCAACCCGCTCATACCCAG AAAAGGTCAAGGTCGACCCGACTGGGCCGTTTTCGGGAGGCTGACCGAGCACAACGAGACGGCGCTGTTCAAAGAAAAGTTCGCCGACTGGACTGAGGCGAAGACGCCGCCTCCGCCAAAGGAAGCCGCGGAGCCGGTGCCAGAGCAGAAG AGTCAGGCTCAGGCGGCGGCAGGAAGAGAGTGTCGGCCGTACGACGCCTCGCTGATGCTGCCCGTCCTGCAGACCTGCATCTCCACCATCCTGGACGGGCTCAACGTCGGCAGAGGCCACGGCCCCGTGGAGAGCGAGGACCACATGAGGATTCAGGAGATCAACACCGTCTCTGTGGACGTCTGGCACATCCTGGAGTTCGACTACAGTCGTCTTCCTCGGCAGAGCATCGGCCAGTTCCACGAGGGCGACGCCTACGTGGTGAAGTGGAAGTACACGGTCAGCACCTCAGGTCGGTCCACCAGCGAGTCACCTGCCACATGTCACCGCTGGCCTCTCACCTTCGGGCCCGGGAAGGAGAAGTGCTGCTACTTCTTCTGGCAAGGACGACACTCCACCGTCAGCGAGAAGGGCACGTCGGCGCTGATGACGGTGGAGCTGGATGAGGAGCGAGGAGCGCAG GTGCAAGTCCAGCAGGGGAAGGAGCCTCCGTGTTTCCTGCAGTGCTTCAGCGGCGGTATGATCGTGCACGCGGgcaagagggaggaggaggaggagaacacgCAGA GCGAGTGGCGGCTGTACTGCGTGAGAGGCGAGGTGACGGCGGAGGGACACCTGCTGGAGGTGGCGTGTCACTGCAGCAGCCTGCGCTCCCGGGCCTCCATGATCCTGCTGAACATCAACAAGGCCGTCATGTTCCTGTGGCACGGCTGCAAGACCCAGCTGCACACCCGCAGCGTCGGCCACACGGCGGCGCACAAGATCAAAGAGCT GTGTCCCCTGGAGGCCGggctccacagcagcagcaaggtgaCCATCCACGAGTGTGACGAAGGGATGGAGCCGCCCGGGTTCTGGGAGGCTCTGGGGAGGAAAGACAGGAAGGCGTACGACTGCATGCTGCAAG atCCAGGCAAATTTAACTTCACCCCGAGGCTCTTCCAGCTGAGCAGCACTTCCGGGGAGTTTGTGGCGACCGAGTTCTTCAACCCGTCGCGAGCTCCCGAGCTGGTCTGCTCTCTGCCCTTCCTGCAGGAGGAGCTTTACAACGCAGCACAACCAG CCTTGTTCCTGGTGGACAACTTCCACGAGGTCTACCTGTGGCAGGGCTGGTGGCCTCAGGACAGCGAGAGCACGGGCTCCGCAAGAATCCGCTGGGACGTCGACAGGAAGTGTGCGATGGAGACGGTGCTGCAGTACTGCAAAG AAAAGGGCGACAAAAAGACCCAGAAGTCGTATCTGATCCACGCGGGACTGGAACCTCTGACCTTCACCAACATGTTCCCCAGCTGGGAGCACCGGGAGGACGTGGCCGAgatcacagagaag GAGGCTGAAGTGTGTAACCAGATCATCCTGGTGGAGGACGTGTTGGCCCGGCTCAGTCAGAACATCTACCCTCTGGCCCAGCTGCAGAGCCGGCCCCTGCCGGAGGGAGTGGACCCGCTCCGCCTGGAGATCTACTTGTCCGACCAGGACTTTGAG CTCGCTTTAGAAATGACAAGAGAAGAGTACGACCGCCTGCCGGCGTGGAAGCAAGTGAACCTGAAGAAGTCGAAAGGACTGTTTTAA